A genomic segment from Drosophila miranda strain MSH22 chromosome 3, D.miranda_PacBio2.1, whole genome shotgun sequence encodes:
- the LOC108160284 gene encoding cytochrome P450 4p1-like, with translation MITLWLTVALCVVIHWLYQVNKDYYILAFFSRRVYTRDDRPVESLVPSPKGRTIFAHCFDLYGKDNAGVFKFTRDLSKTLGKSYVRYVVGMPIYNVIDAESAEMILTDQKSLIGKGCVYNFLHPALKTGLLTSKGDKWHARRRMLTPTFHFNILGQFQEIFQAESLKFVQQFQSQDENIVSLSELIPRFTLNTICETAMGVKLDEMADKGDRYRESFHMIEKSFVRRLSNPFLRNTTIYNLFVAKEYAPFLKVVHDFSSEIIAKRRILLEEELEHRRSTQTADDDIFVSRHKRFAMLDTLICAEKDGLIDHAGICEEVDTLMFEGYDVSSITLIFTLMNMSLYPDKQELCFNEIQEHIEDDFSNLDINQMSKLKYLEYFIKETMRLFPPIPLMGRQAVQETELANGLILPSGTQIHIHTFDIHRNPKHWDSPNEFRPERFLPENSQNRPVYAYIPFSAGQRNCIAQKFAMQEMKTLMTVILKKFEIQPLVDPKSIIFHVGITLRIKNHIRVKLVRRK, from the exons ATGATTACCTTGTGGTTGACGGTGGCCCTGTGTGTGGTCATTCACTGGCTCTACCAGGTCAACAAAGACTACTACATTCTGGCCTTCTTCTCAAGGCGTGTGTACACGAGGGATGACCGGCCGGTGGAGAGCCTAGTACCTTCGCCCAAGGGCCGGACGATCTTTGCTCACTGCTTCGATCTGTACGGCAAAGACAACG CTggtgttttcaaattcacGCGCGACTTGTCAAAGACTCTTGGTAAGAGTTATGTTCGATATGTCGTAGGCATGCCTATTTACAACGTAATCGATGCCGAATCTGCCGAAATGATACTGACCGATCAGAAATCGCTGATAGGAAAAGGATGTGTCTACAATTTTCTTCATCCAGCCCTGAAGACGGGTCTTCTGACATCAAAAG GAGACAAATGGCATGCGCGTCGCAGGATGCTGACACCTACATTCCATTTCAATATACTGGGACAGTTTCAGGAGATCTTCCA AGCCGAAAGTCTGAAGTTTGTGCAGCAGTTTCAAAGTCAAGACGAGAACATCGTCTCCCTGAGCGAGCTCATACCCAGATTTACGCTTAACACCATTTGTG AGACTGCTATGGGGGTGAAGCTGGATGAAATGGCCGATAAAGGTGATCGCTACCGGGAGAGCTTCCATATGATCGAGAAGAGTTTCGTCCGGCGCCTCAGCAATCCTTTCTTAAGAAACACTACCATCTACAATTTGTTTGTGGCCAAGGAGTACGCTCCGTTCCTGAAAGTAGTCCACGACTTTTCCAGCGAGATCATTGCCAAGCGGAGGATACTGCtcgaggaggagctggagcaCAGAAGATCTACTCAGACGGCCGATGATGACAT CTTTGTCAGCAGACACAAACGATTTGCTATGCTCGATACCTTGATATGTGCCGAGAAGGATGGGTTGATCGATCATGCTGGTATCTGCGAGGAGGTAGACACCCTGATGTTCGAGGGCTATGATGTGAGCTCCATCACTCTCATCTTCACCCTGATGAACATGTCGCTGTATCCGGATAAGCAGGAGCTCTGCTTCAACGAAATTCAAGAGCACATTGAGG ATGACTTCAGCAATCTGGACATCAATCAGATGAGCAAGCTAAAGTACCTGGAATACTTTATAAAGGAGACAATGCGCCTGTTCCCGCCCATTCCACTTATGGGCCGTCAAGCAGTGCAGGAAACAGAGCTGGCCAACGGGCTCATCCTTCCCAGCGGCACCCAGATCCACATACACACCTTCGACATCCATCGGAATCCCAAGCACTGGGACTCGCCAAACGAGTTTCGGCCGGAACGTTTTCTGCCGGAGAACAGCCAGAACCGTCCTGTCTACGCCTACATTCCGTTCAGTGCGGGGCAAAGGAATTGCATTG CTCAAAAATTCGCCATGCAAGAGATGAAAACCCTGATGACTGTTATTCTCAAGAAGTTCGAGATCCAACCGCTGGTCGATCCCAAGTCGATTATCTTCCACGTGGGAATTACACTGCGCATCAAGAACCATATTCGCGTTAAGCTAGTGAGACGAAAGTGA
- the LOC108160283 gene encoding probable cytochrome P450 4p2 isoform X2, with protein MIVVLWLTVALCVIVHWLYRVNKDYYIMAFFSRRVRTKNGRPVESIVPVPKGRTIFANCLDLYGKDHAGVFSYSRELSQRLGESYLQYGMGLPIFNIIDAENAENILNHPKLITKGLVYDFLQPALRTGLLTSTEKKWHARRKMLTRTFHFNILEQFQEIFQAESLKFVQQFQSQDESIVSLSDLIPRFTLNSICETAMGVKLDEMAEKGDRYREGIHMIEMSFIRRLSNPLLWNKTIYNWFAAKTYDAFLKTVHEFSSEIIAKRRILLEEELEHRRSTQTADDDIFVSRKKRFAMLDTLICAEKDGLIDHAGICEEVDTLMFEGYDTTSISLIFSLMNMSLYPEKQELCYKEIEEHIEDNFDNLDHNQLSKLKYLEYFIKETMRLFPSVPIMARQTIQETELANGLILPERSQITIHVFDVHRNPKYWDSPNEFRPERFLPENCQNRHTYAYIPFSAGQRNCIGQKFAMQEMKTLIVVLLKKFRILPLIDPKTIVFNVGITLRTQNNIQVKLVRRK; from the exons ATGATTGTCGTCTTATGGCTGACGGTGGCCCTGTGTGTGATCGTGCACTGGCTCTACCGGGTCAACAAGGACTACTATATTATGGCCTTTTTCTCCCGACGAGTCCGCACCAAGAATGGCAGGCCCGTGGAAAGCATTGTGCCCGTGCCCAAGGGTCGGACGATCTTTGCCAACTGCTTAGACCTGTACGGCAAAGACCACG CTGGCGTTTTCAGCTACTCCCGAGAGCTGTCCCAGAGATTGGGAGAAAGCTATTTGCAATATGGCATGGGCCTGCCCATATTCAACATTATCGATGCGGAAAACGCAGAGAATATACTCAATCATCCGAAACTGATAACCAAGGGTCTGGTGTACGACTTCCTGCAGCCGGCCCTGAGAACTGGGCTTCTGACATCCACAG AAAAGAAATGGCACGCTCGTCGCAAGATGCTCACACGCACATTCCATTTCAATATACTTGAACAGTTTCAAGAGATCTTCCA AGCCGAAAGTCTGAAGTTTGTGCAGCAGTTTCAAAGTCAAGACGAGAGCATCGTTTCCCTGAGCGATCTTATACCCAGATTCACTCTGAACAGCATTTGTG AGACTGCGATGGGCGTAAAGCTGGATGAAATGGCCGAGAAGGGTGATCGTTACCGCGAGGGCATCCACATGATCGAAATGAGCTTCATCAGGCGCCTAAGCAATCCTCTCCTGTGGAACAAAACTATCTATAATTGGTTTGCGGCCAAGACGTATGATGCATTCTTAAAGACGGTCCACGAATTTTCCAGCGAGATCATTGCCAAGCGGAGGATACTGCTCGAGGAGGAGCTGGAACACAGAAGATCGACTCAAACGGCCGATGATGACAT TTTCGTGAGCAGGAAGAAACGTTTTGCCATGCTGGACACCCTGATTTGTGCAGAGAAAGATGGCCTTATTGATCATGCCGGGATATGCGAGGAGGTGGATACTCTGATGTTCGAAGGATACGACACTACCTCCATCAGCCTTATCTTCAGCCTGATGAACATGTCCCTGTATCCCGAAAAGCAAGAGCTTTGCTACAAGGAGATCGAAGAGCACATAGAAG ATAACTTTGACAATCTGGACCACAATCAGTTGAGCAAACTGAAGTACCTGGAATACTTTATAAAGGAAACTATGCGCCTGTTCCCCTCCGTTCCGATCATGGCTCGTCAGACCATCCAAGAGACGGAGTTGGCCAATGGCCTCATCCTTCCAGAACGCTCCCAGATCACTATACACGTTTTTGATGTTCATCGCAATCCCAAGTACTGGGACTCTCCAAATGAATTCCGTCCGGAGCGCTTTCTTCCCGAGAATTGCCAGAACCGGCATACCTATGCCTACATTCCGTTCAGTGCGGGGCAACGGAACTGCATTG GTCAAAAATTTGCCATGCAGGAGATGAAGACTCTGATTGTAGTCCTTCTCAAGAAATTCCGGATTCTACCCCTGATCGACCCCAAGACGATTGTCTTTAACGTGGGCATTACACTGCGGACACAGAACAACATTCAA GTAAAACTTGTGAGACGAAAGTGA
- the LOC108160283 gene encoding probable cytochrome P450 4p2 isoform X3, protein MIVVLWLTVALCVIVHWLYRVNKDYYIMAFFSRRVRTKNGRPVESIVPVPKGRTIFANCLDLYGKDHAGVFSYSRELSQRLGESYLQYGMGLPIFNIIDAENAENILNHPKLITKGLVYDFLQPALRTGLLTSTEKKWHARRKMLTRTFHFNILEQFQEIFQAESLKFVQQFQSQDESIVSLSDLIPRFTLNSICETAMGVKLDEMAEKGDRYREGIHMIEMSFIRRLSNPLLWNKTIYNWFAAKTYDAFLKTVHEFSSEIIAKRRILLEEELEHRRSTQTADDDIFVSRKKRFAMLDTLICAEKDGLIDHAGICEEVDTLMFEGYDTTSISLIFSLMNMSLYPEKQELCYKEIEEHIEDNFDNLDHNQLSKLKYLEYFIKETMRLFPSVPIMARQTIQETELANGLILPERSQITIHVFDVHRNPKYWDSPNEFRPERFLPENCQNRHTYAYIPFSAGQRNCIGQKFAMQEMKTLIVVLLKKFRILPLIDPKTIVFNVGITLRTQNNIQVKLVRRK, encoded by the exons ATGATTGTCGTCTTATGGCTGACGGTGGCCCTGTGTGTGATCGTGCACTGGCTCTACCGGGTCAACAAGGACTACTATATTATGGCCTTTTTCTCCCGACGAGTCCGCACCAAGAATGGCAGGCCCGTGGAAAGCATTGTGCCCGTGCCCAAGGGTCGGACGATCTTTGCCAACTGCTTAGACCTGTACGGCAAAGACCACG CTGGCGTTTTCAGCTACTCCCGAGAGCTGTCCCAGAGATTGGGAGAAAGCTATTTGCAATATGGCATGGGCCTGCCCATATTCAACATTATCGATGCGGAAAACGCAGAGAATATACTCAATCATCCGAAACTGATAACCAAGGGTCTGGTGTACGACTTCCTGCAGCCGGCCCTGAGAACTGGGCTTCTGACATCCACAG AAAAGAAATGGCACGCTCGTCGCAAGATGCTCACACGCACATTCCATTTCAATATACTTGAACAGTTTCAAGAGATCTTCCA AGCCGAAAGTCTGAAGTTTGTGCAGCAGTTTCAAAGTCAAGACGAGAGCATCGTTTCCCTGAGCGATCTTATACCCAGATTCACTCTGAACAGCATTTGTG AGACTGCGATGGGCGTAAAGCTGGATGAAATGGCCGAGAAGGGTGATCGTTACCGCGAGGGCATCCACATGATCGAAATGAGCTTCATCAGGCGCCTAAGCAATCCTCTCCTGTGGAACAAAACTATCTATAATTGGTTTGCGGCCAAGACGTATGATGCATTCTTAAAGACGGTCCACGAATTTTCCAGCGAGATCATTGCCAAGCGGAGGATACTGCTCGAGGAGGAGCTGGAACACAGAAGATCGACTCAAACGGCCGATGATGACAT TTTCGTGAGCAGGAAGAAACGTTTTGCCATGCTGGACACCCTGATTTGTGCAGAGAAAGATGGCCTTATTGATCATGCCGGGATATGCGAGGAGGTGGATACTCTGATGTTCGAAGGATACGACACTACCTCCATCAGCCTTATCTTCAGCCTGATGAACATGTCCCTGTATCCCGAAAAGCAAGAGCTTTGCTACAAGGAGATCGAAGAGCACATAGAAG ATAACTTTGACAATCTGGACCACAATCAGTTGAGCAAACTGAAGTACCTGGAATACTTTATAAAGGAAACTATGCGCCTGTTCCCCTCCGTTCCGATCATGGCTCGTCAGACCATCCAAGAGACGGAGTTGGCCAATGGCCTCATCCTTCCAGAACGCTCCCAGATCACTATACACGTTTTTGATGTTCATCGCAATCCCAAGTACTGGGACTCTCCAAATGAATTCCGTCCGGAGCGCTTTCTTCCCGAGAATTGCCAGAACCGGCATACCTATGCCTACATTCCGTTCAGTGCGGGGCAACGGAACTGCATTG GTCAAAAATTTGCCATGCAGGAGATGAAGACTCTGATTGTAGTCCTTCTCAAGAAATTCCGGATTCTACCCCTGATCGACCCCAAGACGATTGTCTTTAACGTGGGCATTACACTGCGGACACAGAACAAC ATTCAAGTAAAACTTGTGAGACGAAAGTGA
- the LOC108160285 gene encoding cytochrome P450 4p1-like, whose translation MIAFFLTVALCALVLWLYRINKDYYILAFFARRVRTKDGRPVESILPSPKGRTIFANCFDMYGKDLAGVFSYSRELSQRLGESYLEYGMGVPLLNIIDAENAENILNHPKLITKSLVYDFLQPALRTGLLTSTEKKWHARRKMLTPTFHFNILGQFQEIFRAESLKFVQQFQSQDESIVSLSDLIPRFTLNSICETAMGVKLDEMAEKGDRYREGIHMIEMSFIRRLSNPLLWNKTIYNWFAAKTYDAFLKTVHEFSSEIIAKRRILLEEELEHRRSTQTADDDIFGSRKKRFAMLDTLICAEKEGLIDHAGICEEVDTLMFEGFDTTSIGLIFSLMNMSLYPEKQELCYKEIEEHIEDNFDNLDHNQLSKLKYLEYFIKETMRLFPSVPIMARQTIQETELANGLILPEHSQITIHIFDVHRNPKYWDSPNEFRPERFLPENCQNRHTYAYIPFSAGQRNCIGQKFAMQEMKTLIVVLLKKFRILPLIDPKTIVFNVGITLRTQNNIQVKLVRRK comes from the exons ATGATTGCCTTTTTTCTGACTGTGGCACTGTGTGCGCTCGTCTTGTGGCTCTATAGGATCAACAAGGACTACTACATTTTGGCCTTTTTCGCCCGACGAGTCCGCACTAAGGATGGCAGGCCCGTGGAAAGTATATTGCCCTCGCCCAAAGGTCGGACGATCTTTGCCAACTGCTTCGATATGTACGGCAAAGACCTCG CTGGCGTTTTTAGCTACTCTCGAGAGTTGTCCCAAAGATTAGGAGAAAGCTATTTGGAATATGGCATGGGCGTGCCCTTGTTGAACATTATCGATGCAGAGAACGCCGAGAACATACTGAATCATCCGAAACTGATAACCAAAAGTCTGGTGTACGATTTTCTACAGCCAGCCCTTAGAACTGGTCTTCTGACATCCACAG AAAAGAAATGGCACGCTCGTCGCAAGATGCTCACTCCCACATTCCATTTCAATATACTGGGACAGTTCCAGGAGATCTTTAG AGCCGAAAGTCTGAAGTTTGTGCAGCAGTTTCAAAGTCAAGACGAGAGCATCGTTTCCCTGAGCGATCTTATACCCAGATTCACTCTGAACAGCATTTGTG AGACTGCCATGGGCGTAAAGCTGGATGAAATGGCCGAGAAGGGTGATCGTTACCGCGAGGGCATCCACATGATCGAAATGAGCTTCATCAGGCGCCTAAGCAATCCTCTCCTGTGGAACAAAACTATCTATAATTGGTTTGCGGCCAAGACGTATGATGCATTCTTAAAAACGGTCCACGAATTTTCCAGCGAGATCATTGCCAAGCGGAGGATACTGCTCGAGGAGGAGCTGGAACACAGAAGATCGACTCAGACGGCCGATGATGATAT ATTCGGAAGCAGGAAGAAACGTTTTGCCATGCTAGACACCCTGATTTGTGCAGAGAAAGAAGGCCTTATTGATCATGCAGGGATATGCGAGGAGGTGGATACTCTAATGTTCGAAGGATTCGACACTACCTCCATCGGCCTTATCTTCAGCCTGATGAACATGTCCCTGTATCCCGAAAAGCAAGAACTTTGCTACAAGGAGATCGAAGAGCACATAGAAG ATAACTTTGACAATCTGGACCACAATCAGTTGAGCAAACTGAAGTACCTGGAATACTTTATAAAGGAAACTATGCGCCTGTTCCCCTCCGTTCCGATCATGGCTCGTCAGACCATCCAAGAGACGGAGTTGGCCAATGGCCTCATCCTTCCCGAACACTCTCAAATCACTATTCACATTTTTGATGTTCATCGCAATCCCAAGTACTGGGACTCTCCAAATGAATTCCGTCCGGAGCGCTTCCTTCCCGAGAATTGCCAGAACCGGCATACCTATGCCTACATTCCGTTCAGTGCGGGGCAACGGAACTGCATTG GTCAAAAATTTGCCATGCAGGAGATGAAGACTCTGATTGTAGTCCTTCTCAAGAAATTCCGGATTCTACCGCTGATCGACCCCAAGACGATTGTCTTTAACGTGGGCATTACACTGCGGACACAGAACAACATTCAAGTAAAACTTGTGAGACGAAAGTGA
- the LOC108160283 gene encoding probable cytochrome P450 4p2 isoform X1 yields MIVVLWLTVALCVIVHWLYRVNKDYYIMAFFSRRVRTKNGRPVESIVPVPKGRTIFANCLDLYGKDHAGVFSYSRELSQRLGESYLQYGMGLPIFNIIDAENAENILNHPKLITKGLVYDFLQPALRTGLLTSTEKKWHARRKMLTRTFHFNILEQFQEIFQAESLKFVQQFQSQDESIVSLSDLIPRFTLNSICETAMGVKLDEMAEKGDRYREGIHMIEMSFIRRLSNPLLWNKTIYNWFAAKTYDAFLKTVHEFSSEIIAKRRILLEEELEHRRSTQTADDDIFVSRKKRFAMLDTLICAEKDGLIDHAGICEEVDTLMFEGYDTTSISLIFSLMNMSLYPEKQELCYKEIEEHIEDNFDNLDHNQLSKLKYLEYFIKETMRLFPSVPIMARQTIQETELANGLILPERSQITIHVFDVHRNPKYWDSPNEFRPERFLPENCQNRHTYAYIPFSAGQRNCIGQKFAMQEMKTLIVVLLKKFRILPLIDPKTIVFNVGITLRTQNNIQVKLVRRK; encoded by the exons ATGATTGTCGTCTTATGGCTGACGGTGGCCCTGTGTGTGATCGTGCACTGGCTCTACCGGGTCAACAAGGACTACTATATTATGGCCTTTTTCTCCCGACGAGTCCGCACCAAGAATGGCAGGCCCGTGGAAAGCATTGTGCCCGTGCCCAAGGGTCGGACGATCTTTGCCAACTGCTTAGACCTGTACGGCAAAGACCACG CTGGCGTTTTCAGCTACTCCCGAGAGCTGTCCCAGAGATTGGGAGAAAGCTATTTGCAATATGGCATGGGCCTGCCCATATTCAACATTATCGATGCGGAAAACGCAGAGAATATACTCAATCATCCGAAACTGATAACCAAGGGTCTGGTGTACGACTTCCTGCAGCCGGCCCTGAGAACTGGGCTTCTGACATCCACAG AAAAGAAATGGCACGCTCGTCGCAAGATGCTCACACGCACATTCCATTTCAATATACTTGAACAGTTTCAAGAGATCTTCCA AGCCGAAAGTCTGAAGTTTGTGCAGCAGTTTCAAAGTCAAGACGAGAGCATCGTTTCCCTGAGCGATCTTATACCCAGATTCACTCTGAACAGCATTTGTG AGACTGCGATGGGCGTAAAGCTGGATGAAATGGCCGAGAAGGGTGATCGTTACCGCGAGGGCATCCACATGATCGAAATGAGCTTCATCAGGCGCCTAAGCAATCCTCTCCTGTGGAACAAAACTATCTATAATTGGTTTGCGGCCAAGACGTATGATGCATTCTTAAAGACGGTCCACGAATTTTCCAGCGAGATCATTGCCAAGCGGAGGATACTGCTCGAGGAGGAGCTGGAACACAGAAGATCGACTCAAACGGCCGATGATGACAT TTTCGTGAGCAGGAAGAAACGTTTTGCCATGCTGGACACCCTGATTTGTGCAGAGAAAGATGGCCTTATTGATCATGCCGGGATATGCGAGGAGGTGGATACTCTGATGTTCGAAGGATACGACACTACCTCCATCAGCCTTATCTTCAGCCTGATGAACATGTCCCTGTATCCCGAAAAGCAAGAGCTTTGCTACAAGGAGATCGAAGAGCACATAGAAG ATAACTTTGACAATCTGGACCACAATCAGTTGAGCAAACTGAAGTACCTGGAATACTTTATAAAGGAAACTATGCGCCTGTTCCCCTCCGTTCCGATCATGGCTCGTCAGACCATCCAAGAGACGGAGTTGGCCAATGGCCTCATCCTTCCAGAACGCTCCCAGATCACTATACACGTTTTTGATGTTCATCGCAATCCCAAGTACTGGGACTCTCCAAATGAATTCCGTCCGGAGCGCTTTCTTCCCGAGAATTGCCAGAACCGGCATACCTATGCCTACATTCCGTTCAGTGCGGGGCAACGGAACTGCATTG GTCAAAAATTTGCCATGCAGGAGATGAAGACTCTGATTGTAGTCCTTCTCAAGAAATTCCGGATTCTACCCCTGATCGACCCCAAGACGATTGTCTTTAACGTGGGCATTACACTGCGGACACAGAACAACATTCAAGTAAAGCTTGTGAGACGAAAGTGA